In Deinococcus ruber, the sequence TTATGCAGCTGACCCGCTACCAGCACACGACCCTTGGTGATGTAGAACTCTTCGCGCACCTGCAAATGCAGATCCCAGCCAGCCTGCTGAATGGCTGGGGTGATGAACTTGGAGCAGATGTCACGCTCGGAGAGTTTTTTCTTATCCATCGAAAGCGGCTCCAGCACGCCTCATTGAGCGTTCTGCTGATCGAGCTGCGCGTCGAGGGCATCGAGCGTGTCAGGGCCGATCAGCTCCAGCACCTCTGTTCGGGGAACGCGCCAGGTGTCGCCGATCCGCACGCCCTTCGTTTCACCGGTGCGGAGTCTGCGCCGAATTGTTTCGCCACTGAGCCTGAGCACGTCTGCCAGCTCGCTCGGCGTGTAGAACAGCCGCTGTGTCATGGATGCATTCTACGCACACCACGCACAGGTAATTACTGGTCGTCCGTTGACTACTCGTGACAACGCGACCTGCATGGGGTTCTCCGCTTCTTGGAGTATTCCTCTGTTTTGCGTGTTGGACGTCATCCCGCCGCAGAGTCAACAGAGTGCCAGTAGATCGTCTGCAAGACTTACTGGCCCAGCGGTCGAGATCGTCCTGCTGCACCTTGGACATGTTCATGACAAATAAAATTGTGAATAGGAGTCAGCCGAGCAGCTCCTCTGTTTCCTACCGCCGTTCAGTCCTTGCTAGGCAGCGCAGGGCTTCCAGCGCGAGTTCGATGCCCGGATACTTCTCGCGCACGCTGCTGCGTAGGACGTAGCTGTCCCGGTCTTTCTTCCAGATCAGGTGTGCCTCGTCCTCGAACTGCCGCCCCCGCTGCGCCCCAGCACTCAGGCGCTGATCGTGATGCTCCAGCCAGTGTGTCAGGCTGTTCCAGCCCTGTTCGCCCACGTACACGCCGCTGTCCACTTCGCATTCCACGTCGTTGGCGATCACCAATGAGCCGCCGTCTTCACCCCAGACAATCACCAGGGTGAAGTAGTGCTCTTCATCGTCTGACTCTTCGCCGTTCGCCGACACTTGGTCTGTGGCCGGCAGATCAACGAAGAAGCGCTCGCCCTCCAGGTAGCGCCCGGTGTTCTGCACACGCTTTTCGTTCAGCAGCGCGAGCAGCGCGTCGTGCTGGGCGCGGGTGTCGTCGCACAGACGGGCGTGATGCTCGGCCAGTGTCGGCACGCCCGTGAGGGTGTAGCGCACGCACAGCATGGCGTGGTGCTGCATCTCCCGGAATGCCACCTCGAAGTCACCGACTGGTACGTTGGATTTCGGCTGTGATTGGGTGCGGGGAATAATCGCCTGCCGCTGCTGATCGGGAATGACTTGCCCCAGCAGGATGGCGCGGGCGATTCTGTTCTGTTCCAGGCGCTGCAGGGCGGCGATGTGGTGGGTAGTCACGGTCATCAGACTGGCAGGCCGCACAGGAAGCGCACTGGGCAGCC encodes:
- a CDS encoding helix-turn-helix domain-containing protein, with the protein product MTQRLFYTPSELADVLRLSGETIRRRLRTGETKGVRIGDTWRVPRTEVLELIGPDTLDALDAQLDQQNAQ